A single Gopherus flavomarginatus isolate rGopFla2 chromosome 17, rGopFla2.mat.asm, whole genome shotgun sequence DNA region contains:
- the LOC127036113 gene encoding uncharacterized protein LOC127036113 — MQALRQKLLAFQQAKVDQTFINERRSLYTMKLIFELILIWGLMKTSRFQCVLEKEYFCSSIPNDFPEGLTSVLFVVMKIGVINSSVFNSPNLKSVTSLALANSGITRIEPGAFYAFHSLTKLSLYQNNLTTVMASWLSKPGHLENLTVSQNIIQEIGPHMLSSFSNLTTLNLASNRIHMIAGGSLKNLSKLTFIDLSGNNLSTLTRHVFSGLVSPIMKLGDNPWNCSCELQDFGLFLQELMNASVLEDASSVVCHSPRALKGIPVWNISDFSCPPILRSPSLENDFYKVGLPAMLLCLVFSFLLLLLLLWKVKQDKKQVQPGKEATVENSHEKLTGQLNKMTERLRSSGLSDEKLQTTVKSDKTQPNRMQKTRAKSASPILLRTEFQHGSSQHHRPTDGNQEQPKTSCTVIDENACMKNEDCNNVMELWYFNSLQDCNKKAMCSQNANTSLTELGVETPKKDSSELLKQSLQDHGISHVHWNEEIKGRVNTENAEPLLYLSVASTTEESPSVPGTEQKDAVSRNVNMRLCSLRRVLTWPYEKCKRDESQNTLNSDDFFKAHFFMLTSDPGVPAAVRKTEFKDEQNQYNFHLHTVKEQKAIHDYSSGKPNLKREAKPANKLVSPLKKGAKQIATMENACISVPGKGFRGSETVKKNKNNKDIPSQAGFCRDSLHSPASSDKSGHTSSPCDNTLLENNEYTFIDLLHEVVENRGRWTRQRWKQTHQVRIANHPPMKSK, encoded by the exons ATGCAAGCTCTCAGGCAAAAGTTATTAGCGTTCCAACAAGCAAAAGTTGATCAGACCTTTATAAATGAAAGGAGGAGTTTGTACACCATGAAAT TGATTTTTGAGCTTATTTTGATTTGGGGACTGATGAAGACTTCAAGATTCCAGTGTGTGCTAGAAAAGGAGTATTTCTGCTCTTCAATTCCAAACG ATTTTCCAGAAGGCCTGACATCTGTTCTATTTGTTGTAATGAAGATTGGGGTTATCAACTCAAGTGTCTTCAACAGCCCAAACTTGAAATCTGTCACCAGTCTAGCTCTAGCAAACAGTGGCATCACAAGAATTGAACCTGGAGCCTTTTACGCTTTCCATAGTCTCACCAAACTCAGTTTATATCAAAATAATCTGACTACAGTTATGGCTTCTTGGCTTTCCAAACCAGGACACTTAGAAAACCTTACAGTGTCTCAGAACATCATTCAGGAAATAGGCCCTCATATGTTGTCCAGTTTCTCTAATCTGACAACCCTTAATTTAGCTAGCAACAGAATTCATATGATTGCGGGTGGAAGTTTGAAGAATTTGTCTAAGCTAACTTTTATTGATCTATCTGGTAATAACTTATCTACCTTAACAAGACATGTGTTCAGTGGACTGGTGTCTCCAATAATGAAACTGGGAGACAATCCATGGAACTGTTCCTGTGAACTTCAAGATTTTGGATTATTTTTGCAAG AGCTGATGAATGCTTCTGTGTTGGAAGATGCTTCATCTGTGGTGTGTCATAGCCCACGGGCCCTGAAGGGAATTCCTGTTTGGAACATCTCTGACTTTAGCTGCCCACCTATTCTCAGATCACCATCACTTGAGAATGACTTCTATAAAGTTGGATTGCCAGCAATGCTTCTATGTTTAG tgttttcatttcttttgctGCTTCTCTTGCTCTGGAAGGTGAAACAAGATAAAAAGCAAGTGCAGCCAGGTAAAGAAGCTACTGTTGAAAATAGCCATGAAAAACTAACAGGCCAGCTTAACAAGATGACAGAGAGACTGAGGAGCAGTGGATTGTCAGATGAAAAGTTACAGacaacagtgaaaagtgacaAAACCCAACCAAATAGAATGCAGAAAACTCGTGCAAAATCTGCCTCACCAATTCTGTTGAGAACTGAGTTTCAACATGGTAGTTCTCAACACCATAGACCAACTGATGGGAACCAGGAGCAACCCAAAACCTCTTGCACAGTAATAGATGAAAATGCCTGCATGAAAAATGAAGACTGCAACAATGTTATGGAACTGTGGTATTTTAATAGCTTGCAAGACTGCAATAAAAAGGCTATGTGTAGTCAGAATGCAAACACTTCACTAACTGAACTAGGCGTAGAAACCCCGAAAAAGGATAGTTCAGAACTATTAAAGCAGTCATTGCAGGACCATGGAATTTCACACGTGCATTGGAATGAGGAAATTAAAGGAAGGGTTAATACAGAGAACGCTGAACCGCTGTTGTATTTAAGCGTTGCTAGTACAACTGAAGAGTCACCCAGTGTACCTGGCACTGAACAAAAAGATGCTGTGAGTAGAAATGTAAATATGAGGCTGTGTTCTTTGAGAAGAGTTCTTACTTGGCCATATGAAAAATGCAAAAGGGATGAAAGCCAAAACACTTTAAATTCAGATGATTTTTTCAAGGCACATTTCTTTATGCTCACTAGTGATCCTGGTGTCCCAGCAGCAGTCAGGAAAACAGAATTCAAAGATGAACAAAATCAGTATAATTTCCATCTACATACTGTAAAGGAACAAAAGGCAATTCATGATTACAGCAGTGGTAAACCTAACTTAAAGAGAGAAGCAAAACCAGCAAACAAATTAGTATCTCCACTTAAGAAAGGAGCTAAGCAAATAGCCACAATGGAAAATGCATGCATCTCAGTCCCTGGGAAAGGATTCAGAGGCTCTGAGACTGTAAAAAAGAATAAGAATAACAAAGATATACCTTCGCAGGCTGGATTCTGCAGGGACAGTCTTCACTCGCCAGCATCCTCAGACAAATCTGGTCACACCTCCTCCCCATGTGATAATACATTACTTGAAAATAATGAATACACCTTCATTGATCTTTTGCATGAAGTCGTGGAAAATCGTGGGAGGTGGACTAGGCAGAGGTGGAAGCAGACCCATCAAGTGCGAATTGCTAACCACCCCCCAATGAAATCAAAGTAA